In Amia ocellicauda isolate fAmiCal2 chromosome 16, fAmiCal2.hap1, whole genome shotgun sequence, the following proteins share a genomic window:
- the LOC136711343 gene encoding D-serine dehydratase, which produces MAVPQRVQDLLTPALVLDLPQLRSNARLMADRFSQQGVQLRPHMKTHKTVEGGEIMTAGTRRCIVVSTLAEAFFYAENGFDDILYAYPLPFDKLDRCAELAQRLELFQVLVDSEAALAELKKHPLQGGRVWHTWLKLNCENGRAGIPHSDPAALQLAKAISQSESVELTGVYAHCGNSYHCSGGEEIKAVAQATTTATLQFMEKLKAAGIHGVKSSIGSTPSCSHPVPDMALLSEVHPGNYVFYDIQQTLIGSCKIEEVAVRVLTRVIGHYPATNQLLVDCGWTALSLDGMGRLPTGYAVIEGHPELKLLSMTQEHGKVEPVSGKLDYEKFPLGSLLSLIPYHACATAAMHPVYFVQSEGRIVDTWTPTRGW; this is translated from the exons ATGGCGGTGCCGCAGCGTGTGCAGGACCTGCTGACCCCCGCCCTGGTGCTGGACCTGCCCCAGCTCAGGAGCAACGCACGGCTGATGGCGGACAGGTTCAGCCAGCAGGGAGTCCAGCTGCGACCGCACATGAAAACCCATAAAACCGT GGAAGGCGGGGAGATCATGACCGCTGGCACACGCCGGTGCATCGTGGTGTCCACCCTGGCTGAAGCCTTCTTTTACGCCGAGAACGGCTTTGACGACATCCTGTACGCCTACCCGCTGCCCTTCGACAAGCTGGACAGGTGTGCAGAGCTGGCCCAGCGCCTCGAGCTCTTCCAGGTGCTGGTGGACAGCGAGGCGGCCCTGGCCGAGCTGAAGAAGCACCCACTGCAGGGAGGCAGAGTGTGGCACACTTGGCTCAAGCTGAACTGCGAAAATGGTCGAG cgGGAATTCCTCACAGCGACCCTGCAGCTCTTCAACTAGCCAAAGCCATTTCGCAGAGCGAGAGCGTGGAGCTGACTGGGGTGTATGCCCACTGTGGAAACTCCTACCACTGCTCTGGAGGAGAGGAAATTAAAGCTGTAGCCCAGGCAACTACTACAGCAACACTGCAGTTTATGGAGAA ACTGAAGGCTGCAGGCATTCACGGTGTTAAGTCTAGCATCGGCTCCACTCCTTCCTGCAGTCACCCTGTCCCAGACATGGCTTTGCTAAGTGAGGTGCATCCTGGGAATTATGTGTTCTATG ATATACAGCAGACTCTAATTGGCTCTTGCAAGATAGAGGAGGTTGCTGTGAGGGTGCTGACCCGGGTTATTGGTCACTACCCTGCCACGAACCAGCTGCTGGTGGACTGTGGCTGGACCGCCCTGAGTCTGGATGGCATGGGCCGCCTCCCCACTGGCTACGCTGTGATCGAAGGGCATCCTGAACTGAA ATTGCTCTCCATGACTCAGGAGCACGGAAAAGTTGAACCAGTCTCTGGGAAACTCGATTATGAAAAATTCCCTTTGGGTTCCCTCCTCTCTCTTATTCCTTACCAC GCATGTGCCACAGCTGCGATGCACCCGGTCTATTTCGTTCAATCGGAAGGAAGGATTGTGGACACTTGGACACCAACCCGGGGCTGGTAA
- the LOC136711198 gene encoding eukaryotic translation initiation factor 4 gamma 1-like, with the protein MEQIIKERKTSPRIRFMLQDVLDLRRDNWVPRRGDQGPKTIDQVHKEAELEAHHEQIKVKQQLMIKKDNRRDANFSESVLSRVGRARAEQARKRGAFVKALEIEAPVHPWRR; encoded by the exons ATGGAGCAGATCATCAAAGAGAGGAAGACCTCCCCTCGAATCCGCTTCATGCTGCAGGACGTCTTGGACCTGAGAAGA GATAACTGGGTGCCCAGGAGGGGTGACCAGGGTCCTAAGACAATCGACCAGGTCCACAAGGAAGCAGAGCTGGAGGCGCACCATGAGCAGATCAAGGTGAAACAGCAGCTCATGATCAAGAAGGACAACCGGCGTGATGCGAACTTCAGTGAAAGTGTCCTGTCACGCGTCGGTCGGGCCAGAGCAGAGCAGGCTAGGAAGAGAGGGGCTTTTGTAAAAGCACTAGAAATAGAAGCACCAGTCCATCCCTGGCGAAGATGA
- the LOC136711342 gene encoding X-ray repair cross-complementing protein 5 — translation MARVTKSALVLCMDVGFSMSNSAPGLESSFEQAKKVIQKFVQRQVFAETKDELGLVLFGTDETDNPLASEDQYQNIVVHRHLMMPDFELLEEIQNDIQPGNQQADCLDALVVCMDLLQRETLGKKCDRLNIVMLTDLQNEICSDQLEVIVANLKKGGITLQFFLPFPVDADDDSEGGGSGDGRGPRPPPQAGKGLTQEQKHGLQMVRRIMTSLDEEDGLDEVYTFSDALERLAVFKKLERRPMAWPCQLTIGSSLSIRIVGYKAVTEEKVKKNWMVVDAQTHEKDDIKRETVYCLNDDNETEVPKDDTIQGFRYGSDIVPFSKVDQDQMKYKSDGKCFSVLGFAKQNQIQRHHFMGTQIIKVFAAKDDEHAGVALSALIHALDELQMVAVVRYAYDKRSNPQIGAAFPCIKDKYECLMYVQLPYMEDLRQYVFPSLENSKAFTPSEAQLSAVDSLIDSMMLEEDGEMVDIFKVNKIPNPQFQRLFQCLHHRGLNPNTPLPPIEPWLQRSLDRPPAVTARCQAPLQDVRKLFPLKEAIRKKETKTSADIFGDTKEEEPDSKKAKLEKEEEFNLAELSEGNVTNVGSVDPARDFRTLVQQKSLPFGQVCQQLTHRIEQLLGSKSTQYYMKSISCIQAFREQSIVVREAELYNSYLQSLKRSVPDRGLQGFWDLLVQDNLSLISKDEVEGSTVSKTESIEFLAAEDKKTEDMAPAAADGGDVDDLLDMM, via the exons ATGGCGCGGGTTACTAAG TCGGCGTTGGTGCTGTGTATGGATGTGGGCTTCTCCATGAGCAACTCTGCTCCGGGGCTGGAGTCCTCCTTTGAACAAGCCAAGAAAGTCATTCAGAAGTTTGTGCAGCGCCAG GTGTTTGCAGAGACCAAGGATGAGTTGGGCCTTGTGCTGTTCGGCACCGATGAGACTGACAATCCACTGGCCTCTGAAGACCAGTACCAGAACATCGTGGTGCACCGACACCTGATGATGCCTGACTTTGAGCTGCTGGAGGAGATTCAGAACGACATTCAGCCAGGAAACCAGCAGGCGGACT GTCTTGATGCCTTGGTCGTGTGTATGGATCTCCTGCAGAGAGAAACACT GGGGAAGAAGTGTGACCGGCTGAACATTGTCATGCTTACAGACCTCCAGAATGAGATCTGCAGTGACCAGCTGGAGGTCATTGTAGCAAACCTGAAGAAAGGGGGAATAACCCTGCAGTTCTT CCTGCCGTTCCCTGTGGATGCAGATGACGATAGTGAAGGTGGAGGGTCTGGAGATGGCAGGGGCCCCAGGCCTCCCCCCCAGGCAGGCAAAGGGCTGACACAGGAGCAGAAGCATGGGCTGCAGATGGTGAGACGGATCATGACCTCCCTGGACGAAGAAGATGGCCTAGATGAAGTCTACACCTTCAG CGACGCCCTCGAGCGACTTGCTGTCTTCAAGAAGTTAGAACGAAGGCCCATGGCCTGGCCTTGCCAGCTCACCATTGGAAGCTCACTGTCCATCCGCATCGTGGGCTACAAGGCG GTGACAGAGGAGAAGGTGAAGAAGAACTGGATGGTGGTGGATGCTCAGACGCATGAGAAGGACGACATCAAGAGGGAGACGGTCTACTGCCTCAACGACGACAACGAGACTGAAGTGCCCAAGGATGACACCATTCAGG GGTTCCGGTATGGCAGTGATATTGTTCCCTTCTCCAAGGTGGACCAGGATCAGATGAAATACAAGTCAGACGGAAAGtgtttctctgtgctgggcttcGCGAAGCAGAACCAG ATTCAGCGTCACCATTTCATGGGTACTCAGATCATCAAGGTGTTTGCTGCCAAGGACGATGAG CATGCGGGGGTGGCCCTGTCAGCCCTGATCCACGCCCTGGATGAGCTGCAGATGGTGGCAGTGGTTCGTTACGCTTACGACAAGAGGAGCAACCCTCAAATAGGGGCGGCTTTCCCCTGCATCAAGGACAAGTATGAG TGCTTGATGTATGTACAGCTGCCCTACATGGAGGACCTGCGCCAGTATGTCTTCCCTTCTTTGGAGAACAGCAAAGCCTTCACCCCTTCAG AGGCTCAGCTGTCTGCTGTCGACTCTCTGATCGACTCCATGATGCTGGAGGAGGACGGAGAGATGGTGGATATTTTTAAAGTCAACAAAATCCCGAATCCCCAGTTCCAGAGACTCTTCCAG TGTCTGCACCACCGGGGCCTCAACCCCAACACCCCCCTGCCCCCGATAGAGCCGTGGCTGCAGAGGTCACTGGACCGCCCCCCCGCCGTGACGGCCCGCTGCCAGGCCCCCCTGCAGGACGTGCGCAAACTCTTCCCGCTCAAGGAGGCCATCCGCAAGAAGGAAACGAAGACCAGTGCCGACATCTTCGGGGACAC TAAGGAAGAGGAACCCGACTCCAAGAAGGCCAAACTGGAAAAGGAGGAAGAATTCAACTTAGCTGAGCTCTCTGAAGGCAACGTCACGAAC gTGGGCAGTGTTGATCCAGCAAGGGACTTCCGAACTCTCGTGCAGCAGAAGAGCCTTCCGTTCGGCCAGG TGTGCCAGCAGCTGACGCACAGGATTGAGCAGCTGCTGGGCAGCAAGAGCACCCAGTATTACATGAAGAGCATCTCCTGTATCCAGGCCTTCAGAGAGCAGTCCATTGTG GTCAGAGAGGCGGAGCTCTATAACAGCTACCTGCAGTCTCTGAAGAGGAGCGTGCCCGACCGAGGGCTGCAGGGATTCTGGGATCTGCTGGTTCAAG ATAACCTCTCCCTGATCAGCAAAGATGAGGTGGAAGGCAGTACAGTATCGAAAACCGAATCCATTGAG TTTCTCGCTGCAGAAGACAAAAAGACTGAGGATATGGCACCTGCTGCTGCTGACGGCGGAGATGTGGATGACTTG CTGGACATGATGTGA